One window of Chryseobacterium indologenes genomic DNA carries:
- a CDS encoding thymidylate synthase produces MQNYLDLLQHILDNGTDKTDRTGTGTRSVFGYQLRCDLSKGFPLVTTKKVHLKSIIYELLWFLKGDTNIKYLKDNGVSIWDEWANENGDLGPVYGAQWRSWSGADGKVVDQITEVIDQIKKNPDSRRLIVSAWNVAEIPNMALAPCHALFQFYVADGKLSLQLYQRSADVFLGVPFNIASYALLLMMVAQVCDLEVGDYVHSFGDVHIYNNHFEQVNRQLGREPRALPTMKLNPEVKNIFDFDFEDFSLENYDPHPGIKAPVAI; encoded by the coding sequence ATGCAAAACTACCTGGACCTTTTACAGCATATTTTAGATAACGGAACTGATAAAACCGACAGAACAGGCACTGGAACAAGAAGTGTTTTCGGATATCAGCTGAGATGTGATCTGTCTAAAGGATTTCCTTTGGTAACGACAAAAAAAGTGCATTTGAAATCTATTATCTACGAGCTTCTTTGGTTCCTGAAAGGAGATACCAATATCAAATACCTTAAAGATAACGGAGTAAGCATCTGGGATGAATGGGCCAATGAAAACGGGGATTTGGGACCGGTTTACGGAGCGCAGTGGAGAAGCTGGAGCGGTGCAGACGGAAAAGTTGTGGATCAGATTACAGAAGTAATTGACCAGATCAAAAAGAATCCGGATTCTAGAAGACTGATTGTTTCCGCTTGGAATGTTGCAGAAATTCCCAATATGGCTTTGGCACCTTGTCATGCCCTGTTTCAGTTTTATGTAGCAGATGGTAAACTTTCCTTGCAGCTTTACCAGAGAAGTGCTGATGTTTTCCTTGGGGTACCCTTTAATATTGCAAGCTACGCATTACTGTTGATGATGGTAGCACAGGTTTGTGATCTGGAAGTGGGAGATTATGTTCACAGTTTCGGAGATGTTCATATCTATAATAATCACTTTGAGCAGGTAAACAGACAGCTGGGACGAGAGCCAAGAGCGCTTCCGACAATGAAACTTAATCCGGAAGTTAAAAATATCTTTGATTTTGATTTCGAAGACTTCAGTCTGGAAAATTATGATCCACATCCGGGAATCAAAGCTCCTGTAGCTATTTAA
- a CDS encoding alpha-amylase family glycosyl hydrolase — protein sequence MKKLILLAVIGLGIVSCTTRKNTRKMTELPKDWKHNTNIYEVNIRQYTQEGTFKAFAKEMPRLKSMGIKTLWFMPITPIAQQNKKGSMGSPYAASDYTSISPEFGTLQDFKDMVNEAHRLGFKVIIDWVANHTGWDHVWTKTHPEFYLKDPDGKFHIASGMDDIIELDYKNQEMRQAMIDAMKFWVQETNIDGFRCDLASWVEVDFWVQARPEVEKVKPLFWLGEFDELESPEYGKVFDASYSWKWMHKSADYYKKNEPLQELKDLLRQYSNIGDTSMRAWFTTNHDENSWNGTEYEKYGVITKPMAVFSATWNGIPLLYSGQELPNMKRLEFFEKDVIKWTNTYQVADFYKTLLDLKASNPALRGGDANVTTYLLNTTANDKILAYVRKNGNDEVLVVLNMSKEPVNFSIEDEHVSGTFRNVFDKTKRDFSYGKDFSFKVSDYAVFEK from the coding sequence ATGAAAAAATTAATTTTGTTAGCTGTAATTGGTCTGGGAATTGTTTCCTGTACCACTCGAAAAAATACCAGGAAAATGACAGAACTGCCAAAAGATTGGAAACATAATACGAATATCTACGAAGTAAACATAAGACAATATACTCAGGAAGGAACTTTCAAAGCGTTTGCAAAAGAAATGCCCCGCCTGAAATCAATGGGAATAAAAACCTTGTGGTTTATGCCCATCACACCTATTGCCCAGCAGAATAAAAAAGGAAGTATGGGGAGCCCTTATGCTGCGTCAGATTATACTTCCATCAGTCCTGAATTCGGAACGTTGCAGGATTTTAAAGATATGGTAAATGAGGCTCACAGACTGGGATTCAAAGTAATTATAGATTGGGTAGCCAATCATACAGGATGGGATCATGTATGGACGAAAACTCACCCTGAATTTTATCTGAAAGATCCGGACGGAAAATTCCATATTGCTTCCGGAATGGATGATATTATTGAACTGGATTATAAAAATCAGGAAATGCGTCAGGCTATGATAGATGCCATGAAATTCTGGGTGCAGGAAACCAATATTGATGGTTTCAGATGTGATCTCGCTTCATGGGTAGAAGTAGATTTTTGGGTGCAGGCCCGTCCCGAAGTGGAAAAAGTAAAACCTCTTTTCTGGCTGGGAGAATTTGATGAGCTGGAAAGTCCTGAATACGGTAAAGTTTTCGATGCCAGCTATTCCTGGAAATGGATGCATAAATCTGCTGATTATTATAAAAAGAATGAGCCTCTTCAGGAATTAAAAGATCTTCTGAGACAATATTCCAATATTGGAGACACTTCAATGAGAGCATGGTTTACCACAAACCACGATGAAAATTCGTGGAACGGAACCGAATATGAAAAATATGGAGTCATCACAAAACCTATGGCAGTATTCTCTGCAACATGGAATGGTATTCCGCTGCTTTACTCAGGGCAGGAACTTCCGAATATGAAAAGACTTGAATTTTTCGAAAAGGATGTCATCAAATGGACAAACACTTATCAGGTTGCTGACTTCTATAAAACCTTATTGGATTTAAAAGCTTCCAATCCGGCCTTAAGAGGAGGAGATGCTAACGTAACGACTTATCTTCTCAACACGACAGCTAATGATAAGATTCTGGCCTACGTAAGAAAAAATGGAAACGACGAAGTGTTGGTGGTTTTGAATATGTCGAAAGAACCTGTTAACTTTTCAATTGAAGATGAACATGTATCCGGAACATTCAGAAATGTTTTTGATAAAACCAAAAGAGATTTCAGTTATGGAAAAGACTTTAGTTTCAAAGTTTCGGATTATGCCGTATTTGAAAAATAA
- a CDS encoding IS1096 element passenger TnpR family protein: protein MVYKIRVILDAKEDIFRDVEVKGKQTLWNLHLGIKSAFSLQGDELSTFNLLENDGTIVKSVPLEDMSDDGDGEIMSDVYIDEAFESVGDKAQFQYGLLDLWEFFCELVEVIEETKGVNYPITVYRFGNVPLKAPSKNGSAGGSKKKSAMPLADDEFGFDEDFVSGGNFSDEDDSFDDEEEEDYNDDVFDDEDDNDDER, encoded by the coding sequence ATGGTTTACAAAATCCGCGTAATATTAGATGCGAAAGAAGATATTTTCCGTGATGTAGAAGTTAAGGGAAAACAAACGTTATGGAACTTACACTTAGGAATTAAAAGTGCATTCAGTCTGCAGGGAGATGAGCTTTCTACTTTTAATCTGTTAGAAAATGACGGAACAATCGTAAAAAGTGTCCCATTGGAAGATATGAGTGATGATGGTGATGGTGAGATTATGTCAGATGTTTACATTGATGAAGCTTTTGAAAGTGTAGGCGACAAAGCACAGTTCCAATACGGTCTTCTTGACCTTTGGGAATTCTTCTGTGAACTTGTAGAAGTAATTGAAGAAACAAAAGGAGTTAACTATCCTATCACAGTATACAGATTTGGAAACGTTCCGTTGAAGGCTCCTAGCAAAAACGGAAGTGCCGGAGGATCTAAAAAGAAATCAGCAATGCCTTTGGCAGATGACGAATTTGGTTTCGATGAAGACTTTGTATCAGGAGGAAACTTTTCAGATGAAGACGACAGTTTCGATGATGAGGAAGAAGAAGACTACAATGACGATGTCTTTGATGATGAGGATGACAATGATGACGAAAGATAG
- a CDS encoding sensor histidine kinase, translated as MKFYRLTLVASCLLTLVMLLLVVVFDSLKDIYYKTPLFKTGLFICIILIFMINCVVLELLFNYYSRKQVKGLSGFLPQEIVQNQDENITIKELGERFSDLNQQQVSEIDMMKEMESYRKEYIGNVSHELKTPLFSIQGYVETLRDGGVDNLTIRDKYLERIDKSVERLIAIVTDLDMINRLEAGEINLTVSKFDVNLLIKEIFDLLDLEAEKRNTTLQIQTLHPQIFVEADKQKISQVFINLISNAIHYANRQEAKVIVKTSILKNKVLIEVIDNGMGIKSEILPRIFERFYRVETSRSRREGGSGLGLAIVKHILEAHNENITVESVYLEGTKFSFMLEKSK; from the coding sequence TTGAAATTTTACAGACTTACCCTCGTTGCCTCTTGTCTGCTGACACTGGTAATGCTTCTTTTGGTGGTCGTCTTCGATTCACTGAAAGATATCTATTATAAGACCCCTTTGTTCAAAACGGGTCTTTTCATCTGTATTATCCTGATCTTTATGATCAATTGTGTGGTATTGGAACTTCTTTTCAATTATTACAGCAGAAAACAGGTAAAAGGTCTTTCCGGATTTCTGCCGCAGGAAATTGTTCAGAATCAGGATGAAAATATTACCATCAAAGAATTAGGAGAAAGATTTTCAGATCTCAATCAGCAGCAGGTGTCAGAAATTGACATGATGAAAGAGATGGAAAGCTACCGTAAAGAATACATCGGGAATGTATCCCACGAACTGAAAACACCTTTGTTTTCTATTCAGGGATATGTAGAAACTTTAAGAGACGGCGGCGTAGACAATCTTACCATCAGGGATAAATATCTGGAAAGAATTGACAAATCTGTTGAGAGACTTATCGCGATTGTAACAGATCTTGACATGATCAATAGGCTGGAAGCAGGCGAGATCAATCTTACTGTTTCAAAATTCGATGTCAATCTTCTCATTAAAGAAATTTTCGATCTGCTTGATCTTGAGGCTGAAAAACGGAATACTACATTACAGATCCAGACCCTTCATCCACAGATTTTTGTGGAAGCTGATAAACAGAAAATTTCCCAGGTTTTTATTAATCTTATTTCCAATGCGATTCATTATGCCAACAGACAGGAAGCAAAAGTGATTGTAAAGACCAGTATCCTCAAAAATAAGGTGCTGATTGAAGTAATAGATAACGGAATGGGAATCAAGTCTGAGATTCTTCCAAGGATCTTCGAAAGATTTTACCGTGTGGAAACCAGCAGAAGCAGAAGAGAAGGAGGTTCCGGGTTGGGATTAGCCATCGTAAAACATATCCTTGAAGCACATAACGAAAATATTACTGTAGAAAGTGTGTACCTTGAAGGGACTAAATTTAGTTTTATGCTCGAAAAAAGTAAATAA
- a CDS encoding response regulator: MSKKILLIDDELDILEILSYNLEKEGYDIYTATNGNEGIEKAKEIVPDLILLDVMMPEKDGIETCQELRKVKELQKTLIVFLSARSEEFSQLAGFQAGANDYIVKLIKPKILISKVNALLQLTSQVSDNAKLIEIGDLVIDKDNFRVSKSGQQFLLPKKEFDLLYLLASNTEKVFKREEILEKVWGNDVIVGERTIDVHIRRLREKLGINTIQTLKGIGYKLIV; the protein is encoded by the coding sequence ATGAGCAAAAAAATTCTTTTAATAGACGATGAACTGGACATTTTAGAGATTCTGTCTTACAATTTGGAAAAGGAAGGGTATGATATCTATACAGCTACTAATGGTAACGAAGGTATAGAAAAAGCAAAGGAGATTGTTCCGGACCTTATCTTATTAGATGTCATGATGCCTGAAAAAGATGGTATAGAAACCTGTCAGGAACTTCGTAAAGTGAAAGAACTTCAAAAAACACTTATCGTGTTCCTTTCGGCAAGAAGCGAAGAATTTTCTCAGCTAGCAGGTTTTCAGGCGGGTGCCAATGACTACATCGTAAAACTGATCAAACCAAAAATCCTTATCTCTAAAGTAAACGCATTACTACAGCTGACCTCTCAGGTTTCTGACAATGCAAAACTAATCGAAATCGGAGACCTTGTTATCGACAAAGATAACTTCAGAGTTTCCAAAAGCGGACAGCAATTTCTTCTTCCTAAAAAAGAATTTGACTTGCTTTACCTTTTGGCTTCCAATACTGAAAAGGTTTTCAAAAGAGAAGAAATTCTTGAAAAGGTTTGGGGGAATGATGTGATTGTTGGTGAAAGAACAATCGATGTACATATCAGAAGGTTAAGAGAAAAATTAGGAATCAATACGATTCAGACATTAAAAGGGATTGGGTACAAACTGATCGTTTAA
- a CDS encoding TonB-dependent receptor, giving the protein MKKQLHKSIMLLALFSAGYAFAQSQILEGRVLDEKDNTPIEGVKVKVNGQEVTTDISGYYSINLSPGANYIVTVSSNGYNRKEISEVIIKNEGNTHLDIVLDKPSTKEKEIEGVVIKSNARKETIASTIGLQKNAGVVSQVIGVEAIKRSPDRNTGEVLKRVSGVSLSEGKYIVVRGLSDRYNQAMLNGIQLSSTEPDRKTFSFDLFPANVIETLVINKTFIPEYTGEWGGALIQVNTKDIPNKNFFNVQVGVGGNTATMGQEFRMQKGGKWDFLGIDDGYRKLPTNMPAKNAFSILTEAQKTEIGKGFTKNLGYNSIGYPENISLQLDGGFNTKVFGKDLGVIAVLNYSNNKRRTESTNRFFTINDQLADTNFDYFTEKYSNDIILGGMLNLALKLNSNNKISLKNIITNNTVNHMSFRTGKDFEFDPINGTNIMAREIGFKETTFYNSTLTGNHKIDALGGLTVNWYGSFGILDQYIPLLQRLQYNQYTNMPGSPYLALISNGLSQKSGSVFYSTLSDYLYNAGGDISKTFTMFGQKQTIKGGYLFQVKDRIYNSRPFSVRLEKSNQGLLSQPFETIFNPENFGGNGGFTFDEIAGNQYRYIANTILNAGYLQFDNNFTPWLRAVWGLRVENFDQLVGSTKKSDDRFVNTRVTDFLPAVNLTFKVNPKMNIRVAASQTVVRPEFREVSPLAYYDFDLGATVIGNKSIERTKITSADVRWEYYPRNGEIISVAGFYKNFKKPIELYFNQSGVGTSNTFNYLNVDKADAYGVEAEFRKKLDFVSALRNFTVGGNVARIWNRVTDETTKIDRPMQGQSPYTVNVSLQYDTEKSGWSSTVLFNMIGRRILYVGNDQVPPIWEAPRPLLDFQLAKKIWSNKGEIKLNVSDILNRRAKFYHDLNDNGKYDSKDALAIERLSGTNISLTLGYNF; this is encoded by the coding sequence ATGAAAAAACAACTCCACAAGAGCATCATGCTACTTGCCTTGTTTTCTGCTGGCTATGCTTTTGCACAAAGTCAGATTTTGGAAGGTAGGGTATTGGACGAGAAAGATAACACTCCTATAGAAGGGGTAAAAGTAAAAGTAAATGGACAGGAGGTAACAACTGACATTTCCGGATACTACTCTATCAACCTTTCCCCTGGCGCCAATTACATTGTAACGGTAAGCTCCAATGGATACAACAGAAAAGAGATTAGCGAGGTTATTATCAAAAATGAAGGTAACACTCACCTTGATATCGTTCTGGATAAGCCATCAACCAAAGAAAAAGAAATTGAGGGGGTTGTCATAAAATCAAACGCAAGAAAAGAAACCATAGCCTCTACCATCGGTTTACAGAAAAATGCCGGTGTAGTTTCTCAGGTTATCGGGGTTGAAGCTATTAAAAGAAGTCCGGACAGAAACACGGGAGAAGTTCTGAAAAGAGTTTCCGGGGTGAGTTTATCTGAAGGAAAATATATTGTAGTAAGAGGTTTATCAGACCGTTATAACCAGGCGATGCTGAATGGTATTCAGTTATCCAGTACGGAGCCTGACAGAAAGACTTTCTCATTTGACCTTTTCCCAGCCAACGTTATCGAAACCCTTGTTATCAACAAAACTTTCATTCCGGAATATACCGGTGAATGGGGAGGAGCATTGATTCAGGTAAATACAAAGGATATTCCTAATAAAAACTTCTTCAACGTACAGGTAGGTGTAGGAGGAAACACTGCTACTATGGGGCAGGAATTCCGTATGCAGAAAGGTGGAAAATGGGACTTTTTAGGAATTGATGACGGGTACAGAAAACTGCCAACCAATATGCCTGCAAAAAACGCATTCAGTATTCTTACTGAAGCTCAAAAAACAGAGATTGGTAAAGGGTTTACAAAGAATTTAGGATACAACAGTATTGGTTATCCTGAAAATATAAGTTTACAATTAGACGGAGGTTTTAATACTAAAGTTTTCGGAAAAGATTTAGGGGTAATTGCTGTTTTAAACTATAGCAATAACAAAAGAAGAACTGAGTCTACCAACCGTTTCTTTACGATCAATGATCAGCTTGCTGATACCAACTTCGATTATTTTACAGAAAAATACAGCAATGATATTATTTTAGGAGGAATGTTGAACTTAGCTTTAAAGCTGAACAGCAACAATAAAATTTCCTTAAAGAATATCATCACTAATAATACGGTGAACCACATGTCCTTCAGAACAGGAAAGGACTTTGAATTTGATCCGATCAACGGAACAAATATTATGGCAAGGGAGATAGGATTTAAAGAAACTACTTTCTATAACTCTACCCTTACCGGTAACCACAAAATTGATGCTCTTGGAGGCCTTACTGTAAACTGGTACGGAAGCTTCGGAATCCTGGATCAGTATATTCCTTTGTTACAGCGTTTGCAGTATAACCAATACACAAACATGCCAGGAAGCCCTTATTTAGCATTGATTTCCAATGGTCTTTCTCAAAAATCAGGAAGTGTATTCTATTCTACTTTAAGTGACTATCTATATAATGCAGGAGGTGATATCTCCAAAACATTTACCATGTTTGGTCAGAAACAAACGATCAAAGGAGGGTATTTATTCCAGGTAAAAGACAGAATATATAACTCAAGACCTTTCTCTGTAAGACTTGAAAAATCCAACCAGGGATTGCTTTCTCAGCCTTTCGAAACGATCTTCAATCCTGAAAACTTCGGAGGTAACGGTGGATTTACATTTGACGAGATTGCAGGAAACCAGTACAGATATATCGCCAATACAATCCTTAACGCCGGGTATTTACAGTTCGACAACAACTTTACACCATGGTTAAGAGCAGTTTGGGGATTAAGAGTTGAAAACTTTGACCAATTGGTAGGAAGCACGAAGAAAAGTGATGACCGTTTTGTCAACACCCGTGTTACAGATTTCTTACCTGCTGTAAACTTAACATTCAAGGTAAATCCTAAAATGAACATCCGTGTTGCAGCTTCACAGACTGTTGTAAGACCGGAGTTTAGAGAAGTTTCTCCTTTAGCATATTATGATTTTGATCTTGGAGCTACTGTAATTGGTAACAAATCCATTGAAAGAACTAAAATCACAAGTGCCGATGTTCGTTGGGAATACTACCCAAGAAACGGAGAAATTATCTCTGTGGCAGGTTTCTATAAAAACTTCAAAAAGCCGATCGAATTATACTTCAACCAATCAGGGGTAGGAACGAGTAATACTTTCAACTACCTTAACGTAGATAAAGCTGATGCTTATGGAGTTGAAGCGGAATTCAGAAAAAAACTTGATTTCGTTTCTGCACTTAGAAACTTTACAGTAGGTGGAAATGTTGCCAGAATCTGGAACAGGGTAACGGATGAGACCACTAAGATTGACAGACCAATGCAGGGGCAGTCTCCATACACCGTTAACGTAAGTCTTCAGTATGATACTGAAAAATCAGGATGGTCTTCTACGGTATTATTCAACATGATCGGAAGAAGAATCCTTTATGTAGGAAACGATCAGGTACCACCAATCTGGGAAGCACCAAGACCTCTTCTGGATTTCCAGCTTGCTAAAAAAATCTGGAGCAACAAAGGAGAAATCAAGCTGAATGTTTCAGATATCCTGAACCGTCGTGCTAAATTCTACCATGACCTGAACGACAACGGTAAGTATGACAGCAAAGATGCTCTTGCTATTGAAAGACTTTCAGGAACCAATATCAGTTTAACACTGGGATACAATTTTTAA
- a CDS encoding amidohydrolase: MQFPYQLAAKGKYSLKNVRLETGFEYENEEVTGTKTDLFSIEIEDGKIKAVKANDPASHAIDAKGYLMLPAFRDMHIHLDKTLYGLPWQALSPKRRTVKDMIAYEQEIIPELLKTSISRAEQLISLQQHYGTHFVRTHFNIDPTSGLKSLEHLEQALENKKDSFKAELVAFPQHGVYYTESASLMKEAAQLKSVGFIGGLDPLSIDGSIEKVMDFTVQLALDHNKGIDIHLHEAGESGMKTINYLIDKAIENPSLQGKTFISHAFALAHLSPKETEQISERLAAGKVGIASSVPFKGTVMPIPTLKKYGVNVLIGNDNVQDYWSTFGSGSMLQKANLIAELYGYATEYALSRALQFATQSILPLDEKGKQQWPKAGDEAAIVLTDASCSAEAVSRMSEIKALMNDGNLFWRN; the protein is encoded by the coding sequence ATGCAATTTCCCTATCAATTAGCTGCAAAAGGAAAATATTCCCTTAAAAATGTCCGCCTGGAAACAGGTTTTGAATACGAAAATGAAGAGGTAACCGGCACAAAAACTGACCTTTTCAGTATTGAAATTGAGGACGGAAAAATAAAAGCAGTAAAAGCAAACGATCCGGCTTCTCATGCGATTGATGCTAAAGGATATCTGATGCTTCCGGCATTCAGAGATATGCACATTCACCTGGATAAAACATTATATGGTCTTCCATGGCAAGCGCTTTCTCCGAAAAGAAGAACGGTGAAAGATATGATTGCATATGAGCAGGAAATCATTCCTGAACTGTTGAAAACTTCCATAAGCAGGGCAGAACAGCTAATCAGCCTGCAGCAGCATTATGGAACTCACTTCGTAAGAACCCATTTCAATATTGATCCTACCTCAGGACTGAAATCTCTGGAACACCTTGAGCAGGCCCTTGAAAATAAAAAAGATTCCTTCAAAGCTGAACTGGTGGCCTTCCCGCAGCATGGAGTTTACTATACAGAATCTGCTTCGTTGATGAAAGAAGCAGCCCAATTGAAAAGTGTAGGATTTATCGGTGGACTGGATCCATTAAGTATTGACGGAAGCATTGAAAAAGTGATGGATTTTACTGTTCAGCTGGCTTTAGATCATAATAAAGGAATTGATATTCACCTGCATGAAGCAGGAGAATCCGGAATGAAAACAATCAATTACCTGATTGATAAAGCAATTGAAAACCCATCGCTACAGGGAAAAACATTTATAAGCCATGCATTTGCCTTAGCACATCTTTCACCCAAAGAAACAGAGCAAATTTCAGAAAGACTGGCTGCCGGAAAAGTAGGAATTGCTTCTTCCGTACCTTTTAAAGGAACAGTAATGCCTATTCCAACTTTGAAAAAATATGGGGTGAATGTGTTGATCGGAAATGATAATGTACAGGACTATTGGAGTACTTTCGGTTCAGGAAGTATGCTGCAGAAAGCCAATCTGATTGCCGAGTTATATGGTTATGCTACAGAATATGCCTTGTCAAGAGCTTTACAGTTTGCGACTCAAAGTATTCTTCCCCTGGATGAAAAAGGGAAACAGCAATGGCCTAAAGCTGGTGATGAGGCAGCCATTGTTCTTACGGACGCTTCATGTTCCGCAGAAGCAGTTTCCAGAATGTCTGAAATAAAAGCCCTGATGAATGACGGGAATTTATTTTGGAGAAATTAA
- a CDS encoding AraC family transcriptional regulator — protein MGYHTDHFPILGIQEFSENQLSGCNLLFNELYGARSIDDPHKHDFFIINLFEHGVGSHTIDFTEYQVKDHQIHLVFPDQVHQWVIEKETIGYQLMISRDWFESFLPSLRFSASYYQNHPVINLSPDVFATFLYEFQEIRKELTSEKVFWELIQKRSELIGLLVSKSVEGAFKDFEVYNSNPIISKFLHLIDEHFKTERSVSFYADKLNISANYLNIVCKKNLNASASSLIQDRILLEAKRLLKVSEMSVKDIVYDLGFYDHASFSKFFKAQTGMTPSQFKE, from the coding sequence GTGGGCTATCATACGGATCATTTTCCAATCTTAGGAATTCAGGAATTTAGCGAGAATCAGCTGAGTGGCTGTAACCTGCTGTTTAATGAACTTTACGGGGCACGTTCCATTGATGATCCCCATAAGCATGATTTTTTTATCATCAATCTTTTTGAGCACGGAGTTGGCTCACATACCATAGATTTTACGGAATATCAGGTGAAAGACCATCAGATTCATCTTGTTTTTCCGGATCAGGTGCATCAATGGGTGATTGAAAAGGAAACCATCGGTTATCAGCTGATGATCAGCCGCGACTGGTTTGAAAGTTTTCTGCCGTCATTAAGGTTCTCAGCCTCTTATTATCAGAATCATCCGGTTATCAATCTTTCTCCGGATGTTTTTGCCACATTTCTTTATGAATTCCAGGAAATCAGGAAAGAGCTGACCTCCGAAAAAGTATTCTGGGAACTCATTCAAAAAAGAAGTGAACTCATCGGTCTGCTGGTAAGCAAATCTGTGGAAGGAGCTTTTAAAGATTTTGAAGTCTATAATTCAAACCCCATTATTTCAAAGTTTCTCCATCTTATAGATGAGCATTTCAAAACAGAAAGATCGGTTTCTTTTTATGCAGATAAACTGAATATTTCTGCCAACTATCTGAATATTGTCTGCAAGAAAAACCTCAATGCTTCGGCTTCATCTCTTATTCAGGACCGTATTTTACTGGAAGCGAAAAGGCTTTTAAAAGTTTCTGAAATGTCAGTAAAAGATATTGTATATGATCTTGGTTTCTATGATCATGCAAGCTTTTCCAAATTCTTTAAAGCACAGACGGGAATGACACCTTCCCAATTCAAAGAATAA